A window of Mucilaginibacter paludis DSM 18603 contains these coding sequences:
- a CDS encoding IS3 family transposase, with protein MKMQSCPRGLRGFCRLLGHSPQAYYQHQKLSGKKSLEEDLLIQQVLYHRTFQPRLGCRKLHVMMEPFMEGHDMYICRDLLFDLLRENDLLIVKRRRSQPQTTDSNHWMKKYPDLIKDIRLSRADELWVSDITYIRLRKKKFAYLSLITDAYSRKIVGFCMHIDLSAEGPLTALEMALKGRASDKPLIHHSDRGSQYCSDGYVTLLKSNTINISMTQSGNPKDNAIAERVNGILKQELLEDAYSNSNQAQCSAKIAIDIYNRMRPHSSVDMMTPEKAHTQTGPIKRRWRNLLNHPTAKVMA; from the coding sequence ATGAAAATGCAAAGTTGCCCACGCGGTCTTCGTGGGTTTTGCAGACTGCTTGGTCATTCACCGCAGGCGTACTATCAGCACCAGAAATTGTCAGGCAAAAAATCGCTTGAGGAGGACCTGCTTATCCAGCAAGTACTCTATCACCGTACTTTTCAGCCTCGGCTTGGATGCCGGAAACTGCATGTGATGATGGAACCATTTATGGAAGGTCATGACATGTATATATGCAGGGATCTGCTTTTTGACTTGTTGCGGGAAAATGATTTACTGATTGTAAAGAGAAGGCGCAGTCAGCCCCAAACAACAGATTCCAATCACTGGATGAAGAAATATCCCGACCTTATAAAGGACATCAGGTTAAGCCGCGCAGATGAGTTATGGGTAAGTGATATTACCTACATACGTCTGAGAAAGAAGAAGTTCGCTTACCTGAGCCTGATAACGGATGCTTATAGCCGTAAGATTGTTGGCTTCTGTATGCATATTGATTTGTCGGCAGAGGGGCCGCTGACAGCCTTGGAAATGGCGTTAAAAGGGAGGGCAAGCGATAAGCCATTAATACATCATTCCGATCGTGGCTCACAATACTGTAGCGACGGCTATGTAACCTTATTAAAATCTAATACTATCAATATCAGCATGACCCAAAGCGGCAACCCCAAAGACAACGCTATTGCAGAAAGAGTGAACGGGATACTTAAACAGGAGCTGCTTGAAGATGCTTATTCGAATAGTAATCAAGCGCAGTGTTCGGCAAAAATAGCCATCGATATTTACAACCGGATGAGGCCGCACAGCAGCGTGGATATGATGACACCGGAAAAGGCGCACACGCAAACCGGCCCGATCAAGCGCCGGTGGAGAAATCTGCTTAACCATCCGACAGCAAAAGTGATGGCATAG
- a CDS encoding SAM-dependent methyltransferase, giving the protein MPKGTLFLIPVPLAENAVAKSLTPYLVDTINSINEYIVENEKTARRCLKEAGLKTPQSELLIHDYGKHNRSSGLGEFFVGLESGKSVGLMSEAGCPGVADPGADIVAEAHKRSIKVVPLTGPSSILLALMASGFNGQSFTFNGYLPIDKAERSKRIKELEMLAERNNQTQIFIETPFRNNSLLEEVLKSCNPKTRLCIACDITADTELIKTMPVANWKKQIPDLHKRPTIFLLFRS; this is encoded by the coding sequence ATGCCCAAAGGAACACTATTTTTAATTCCGGTTCCGCTTGCCGAAAACGCGGTAGCCAAATCACTTACGCCGTACCTGGTTGATACCATCAACAGCATAAACGAATACATTGTAGAAAACGAAAAAACAGCCCGGCGCTGCCTCAAAGAGGCCGGATTAAAAACACCGCAAAGCGAGTTGCTTATTCATGATTATGGAAAACACAACCGGAGCAGCGGCTTAGGCGAGTTTTTTGTGGGGCTTGAATCCGGAAAATCTGTTGGGTTGATGAGCGAAGCCGGTTGCCCCGGCGTGGCCGATCCGGGAGCCGATATTGTTGCCGAGGCGCATAAACGGAGCATTAAAGTGGTGCCACTTACCGGCCCGAGCTCTATTTTGCTCGCCTTAATGGCGTCGGGCTTTAACGGGCAAAGCTTTACATTTAACGGCTACCTGCCCATAGATAAGGCTGAACGCAGTAAACGGATCAAAGAGCTGGAGATGTTGGCAGAGCGGAATAACCAAACCCAAATTTTTATTGAAACGCCGTTCCGTAATAATTCATTGCTCGAAGAGGTTTTAAAGAGCTGTAACCCTAAAACCAGGCTGTGCATTGCTTGCGATATTACAGCGGATACCGAACTGATTAAAACCATGCCGGTTGCCAATTGGAAAAAACAAATCCCTGATTTGCATAAAAGGCCAACTATTTTTCTGCTGTTTCGTTCATAA
- the fabF gene encoding beta-ketoacyl-ACP synthase II, with product MEFKRVVVTGLGALTPIGNNVPDYWNSLIKGVSGADIIKSFDISKFKTKFACEVKNFDADGYLGRKEARKLDPFVQYALFATDEAVVDAGLDFDKLDTNRIGVIWGSGIGGLKTFMDEVINFAKGDGTPRFNPFFIPKMIADIAPGHISIKYGLRGPNFSTVSACASSTNALIDAFNYLRLGISDIIISGGSEAIINEAGMGGFNAMHALSTRNDDPATASRPFDKDRDGFVAGEGAGTIILEELEHAKARGAKIYAEIVGGGMSADANHITAPHPEGLGARLVMTGALRDANLKTSDIDYINVHGTSTPLGDLSETKAIVNLFGEDAYKLNISSTKSMTGHLLGAAGAIEAIAAILAVKHNIVPPTINHFTDDPEFDPRLNFTFNKAQERLVTTAQSNTFGFGGHNASVIFTKYQD from the coding sequence ATGGAGTTCAAAAGAGTTGTAGTAACCGGGCTCGGCGCACTTACACCTATTGGCAACAATGTACCAGATTACTGGAACTCGTTGATCAAGGGGGTGAGTGGCGCTGATATAATCAAGAGTTTTGACATCTCAAAGTTCAAAACAAAATTTGCCTGCGAAGTAAAAAACTTTGATGCCGACGGTTACTTAGGAAGAAAAGAAGCACGAAAGCTCGATCCTTTCGTGCAGTATGCGTTATTTGCGACCGATGAGGCCGTAGTTGATGCAGGGCTTGATTTTGACAAGCTCGATACTAACCGCATAGGTGTAATCTGGGGATCTGGTATTGGTGGCTTAAAAACCTTTATGGACGAAGTGATTAACTTTGCCAAAGGTGATGGTACACCACGTTTCAATCCGTTTTTTATTCCTAAAATGATAGCGGATATTGCTCCAGGCCATATCTCTATCAAATATGGTTTACGCGGACCCAATTTTTCAACCGTTTCCGCCTGTGCGTCATCTACTAATGCACTCATTGATGCCTTCAACTATTTGAGGTTGGGTATCAGCGATATCATCATTTCCGGCGGCTCAGAAGCTATTATTAACGAGGCAGGCATGGGTGGCTTCAATGCTATGCATGCCTTATCTACACGTAATGATGACCCAGCAACCGCTTCGCGGCCTTTCGATAAGGATCGTGATGGCTTTGTGGCCGGCGAAGGCGCGGGCACCATCATACTGGAAGAACTGGAACACGCTAAAGCCCGTGGTGCTAAAATTTATGCCGAAATTGTTGGCGGAGGTATGAGTGCCGATGCTAATCATATTACGGCTCCGCATCCGGAAGGCTTAGGCGCGCGTTTGGTAATGACAGGTGCTTTGAGAGATGCCAACCTTAAAACAAGCGATATTGATTATATCAATGTTCATGGAACATCAACCCCGCTGGGCGACCTTAGCGAAACCAAGGCTATCGTTAACCTTTTTGGCGAGGATGCTTATAAACTGAATATCAGCTCAACCAAATCAATGACGGGGCACCTGCTGGGTGCAGCCGGAGCTATTGAAGCCATTGCGGCCATTTTAGCGGTAAAACACAACATTGTACCGCCTACCATCAACCATTTTACCGACGATCCGGAATTTGACCCTCGATTGAATTTTACCTTCAATAAGGCCCAGGAACGTTTAGTTACAACAGCACAAAGCAATACATTTGGCTTTGGCGGTCATAACGCGTCGGTTATTTTTACTAAATACCAGGATTAA
- a CDS encoding FAD-dependent monooxygenase, producing MKLATQHTSVLIVGAGPSGLMMAAQLLRYGIQPIIIDDKKGPTDQSRALAVQARSLEIYRQMGVSDRVLNEGKKALGVDFSQEGKLMAGLSLSDMGDQQTLFPFLLMYPQSKNERLLLDFLTQNCCPVYWDTSLISFNQQEKHIDVVLKNAGEEIGLSCDWLIGADGAHSTVRKQLGIPFNGDTYQHGFYLADITLEHQEDDHIHLFLSDSGFAAFFLMPEDRRYRIVGSLPPELSSIEKLTLGDIEPHLKNITKNKLGITECHWFTTYRLHHRMAGSFNNQRSFLIGDSAHIHSPVGGQGMNTGLQDAYNLAWKLAGAINGQYNPALLDSYAAERMPVARELLKTTDRAFNFILSDGFWAGILKKWLLPSILKKVWGNAKLRKTFFTKISQIGINYRDSKINLHLSQSTKIKAGDRLPYLTVFDEKKLIETDLHEWCSKPGFTFIAMGQLSEGELFRLARWITQNYPGTLNFFYLPPSNKNRHVFNEFEVTARQQKTLIVRPDMYIGFINDGVDMVKIDSYMKNVVGMVK from the coding sequence ATGAAACTTGCCACGCAACATACCTCTGTTTTAATTGTAGGTGCAGGCCCTTCGGGGCTGATGATGGCGGCTCAATTATTACGTTATGGCATCCAGCCAATTATCATCGACGATAAAAAAGGACCTACGGATCAGTCGCGTGCTTTAGCTGTACAGGCCCGCTCGCTCGAAATTTATCGTCAAATGGGCGTTTCAGACAGGGTTTTAAACGAGGGAAAAAAAGCTTTAGGGGTTGATTTTAGCCAGGAAGGTAAGCTGATGGCCGGGCTGTCGCTAAGCGATATGGGCGATCAGCAAACCCTGTTCCCGTTTTTGCTGATGTATCCTCAAAGCAAAAACGAACGACTTTTGCTTGATTTTCTTACTCAAAACTGCTGCCCTGTCTATTGGGATACATCTCTTATCTCTTTTAATCAGCAAGAAAAACATATTGACGTAGTACTGAAAAATGCCGGTGAAGAAATTGGCCTTAGCTGTGATTGGCTTATCGGCGCGGATGGCGCGCACAGCACGGTACGTAAACAACTTGGTATTCCGTTTAATGGCGATACTTACCAGCATGGGTTTTACCTGGCTGATATTACTTTGGAGCATCAGGAAGATGACCATATCCATCTTTTTTTATCGGATAGTGGCTTCGCGGCATTTTTTTTAATGCCCGAAGATAGGCGCTACAGAATAGTAGGCAGCCTGCCCCCCGAATTATCATCGATAGAAAAACTAACTCTCGGCGATATTGAGCCGCACCTCAAAAATATTACAAAAAACAAACTGGGTATTACCGAATGCCATTGGTTTACAACTTATCGCCTGCATCACCGCATGGCCGGGAGTTTTAATAACCAGCGGAGTTTTTTAATAGGAGATTCTGCGCATATCCATTCGCCGGTGGGTGGGCAAGGTATGAATACGGGCCTGCAGGACGCGTATAATTTAGCCTGGAAACTGGCAGGTGCCATTAATGGGCAGTATAACCCTGCACTATTAGATAGCTATGCCGCCGAGCGGATGCCTGTTGCCAGGGAGTTATTGAAAACCACAGATCGCGCTTTTAACTTTATTTTATCTGATGGCTTTTGGGCTGGGATACTCAAAAAATGGTTGTTGCCGAGTATTTTAAAAAAAGTATGGGGTAACGCCAAATTGCGTAAAACCTTTTTTACTAAAATATCGCAAATAGGAATCAATTATCGCGACAGCAAAATAAACCTGCATTTAAGCCAGTCCACCAAAATAAAAGCGGGTGACAGGCTGCCGTATCTTACGGTTTTTGACGAAAAAAAATTGATTGAAACCGACCTGCACGAATGGTGCAGTAAGCCGGGTTTTACTTTTATAGCGATGGGGCAGTTATCCGAAGGGGAGTTATTCAGGCTGGCGCGATGGATAACCCAAAACTATCCCGGTACCCTTAACTTTTTTTACCTGCCGCCAAGCAACAAAAACCGGCATGTTTTTAATGAGTTCGAAGTTACCGCCAGGCAGCAAAAAACATTGATTGTGCGCCCGGATATGTACATTGGGTTTATCAATGATGGCGTTGATATGGTTAAGATTGATAGTTATATGAAGAATGTGGTGGGGATGGTGAAGTGA
- the miaE gene encoding tRNA-(ms[2]io[6]A)-hydroxylase, with translation MSEKTILKLQLPTDPLWVKNVVESNIEELLTDHAYCEQKAASNAITLIVQNPNYPDLVQEMALLVQEEMDHFKRVHDIIIKRGYNLGKERKDDYVGELYKFLKHGGTRQSQMVDRLLFSAMIEARSCERFKVLSENINDDELSIFYHELMISEATHYTMFLRLAKKYAGDIDVDGRWKDFLAYEANVVKNYGKKETIHG, from the coding sequence GTGAGCGAGAAAACCATCCTAAAACTGCAATTACCTACCGACCCGCTATGGGTTAAAAACGTTGTGGAAAGCAATATTGAAGAGCTACTAACCGACCATGCTTATTGCGAGCAAAAGGCCGCCAGCAACGCCATTACATTAATTGTACAAAACCCCAACTACCCCGACCTGGTGCAGGAGATGGCTTTGCTTGTACAGGAAGAAATGGACCACTTTAAACGCGTACACGATATTATCATCAAACGCGGATACAATTTAGGCAAAGAACGGAAAGATGATTACGTGGGCGAACTTTACAAGTTTTTAAAGCACGGCGGAACCCGCCAAAGCCAAATGGTTGACAGGTTGTTGTTTTCGGCCATGATAGAGGCCCGGAGCTGCGAACGCTTTAAAGTATTGTCCGAAAATATCAATGATGATGAGCTGTCCATTTTTTACCACGAACTGATGATCAGCGAAGCCACCCACTATACCATGTTTTTGCGACTGGCTAAAAAGTACGCCGGCGATATTGATGTAGACGGAAGATGGAAAGATTTTTTAGCCTACGAAGCAAATGTGGTAAAGAATTATGGGAAGAAGGAAACTATACATGGGTAA
- the gmk gene encoding guanylate kinase: MTQGKLIIFSAPSGAGKTTIVHHLLGHIPDLEFSISATTRKPRGDERDGVDYYFISNEEFLHRIAKKQFVEFEEVYTGTFYGTLRSEIQRIWDKGKHVIFDIDVEGGLHLKRKYEEHALAIFVQPPSLEVLIERLTGRGTDSKEKLQERFVKAEKELNYAPQFDIILKNYDLETACAEARQLVTDFLKT; the protein is encoded by the coding sequence ATGACCCAAGGTAAACTCATCATATTTTCAGCGCCTTCCGGAGCTGGTAAAACTACTATTGTACATCACCTGTTAGGCCATATACCCGACCTGGAATTTTCCATCTCGGCAACTACGCGTAAGCCCCGTGGCGATGAGCGGGACGGAGTAGACTACTACTTTATCTCGAACGAGGAGTTTTTACACCGGATTGCCAAAAAACAGTTTGTTGAGTTTGAGGAAGTTTATACGGGCACCTTTTATGGCACCCTGCGATCGGAGATCCAACGGATATGGGATAAAGGCAAGCATGTGATTTTTGACATCGACGTAGAAGGGGGCCTGCACTTAAAAAGGAAATACGAAGAGCATGCCCTGGCCATATTTGTACAGCCACCATCGTTAGAGGTATTGATTGAACGTTTAACAGGCCGCGGCACCGATAGTAAAGAAAAACTGCAGGAACGCTTTGTAAAAGCCGAAAAAGAACTGAATTATGCCCCTCAATTTGATATAATCCTAAAAAATTACGATCTTGAAACGGCTTGCGCGGAAGCCAGGCAGTTAGTTACTGATTTTTTAAAAACATAA
- the nadD gene encoding nicotinate (nicotinamide) nucleotide adenylyltransferase yields MKIGLLFGSFNPIHIGHLIIANYMANHTDLDKVWLVVSPQNPLKKYGDLINTYDRLEMARLATDNSENLSVSDIELKLPQPSYTIDTLTLLKEKHPEHTFALIMGSDNLVSLHKWKNYKLILRDYQIYVYPRPGYENTDLATHPSVHITMTPLMELSATFIRKSIAEKKNVQFFVPDPVLKFIESKGLYR; encoded by the coding sequence ATGAAGATCGGTTTACTATTTGGTTCGTTCAATCCAATACATATCGGCCATTTAATTATAGCCAATTATATGGCCAACCATACCGATCTGGATAAAGTATGGCTGGTAGTATCACCCCAAAATCCGCTAAAAAAATACGGCGACCTGATTAACACTTACGACCGGTTAGAAATGGCCCGCCTGGCTACCGACAATAGCGAAAACCTAAGCGTTAGCGATATTGAACTAAAACTGCCACAGCCATCGTACACCATCGATACGCTCACCCTGCTTAAAGAAAAACATCCCGAGCATACCTTTGCCCTGATTATGGGATCAGACAACCTGGTATCGCTGCATAAGTGGAAAAATTATAAACTCATCCTGCGCGACTACCAGATCTACGTATACCCGCGTCCGGGATATGAAAACACTGATCTGGCTACGCACCCCTCCGTACATATCACCATGACGCCCTTAATGGAGCTATCGGCAACATTTATCCGTAAATCAATCGCCGAAAAAAAGAATGTCCAGTTTTTTGTTCCCGACCCGGTGCTAAAATTTATTGAGAGTAAGGGTTTATACAGGTAA
- the rnc gene encoding ribonuclease III has product MPILRVYKLYFSPNRKYVKALKNLLGFVPGNLSLYRLAFRHKSVAQNVKKGVKNSNERLEFLGDAILGCVVAEVLFKLYPYEDEGFLTELRSKIVSRVNLNQLARKLGFEQLIEYDSRMVGSTRQGSLLGDAFEALVGAVYLDKGYDFTKNFLVNHIIKSHIDIHKLEQTESNFKSKLIEWCQRHSKDVSFDLVENKEGESPKLFTIQASIDGEVLGVGKEFNKKNAEKLAAEKACEALSI; this is encoded by the coding sequence ATGCCAATTCTCCGGGTTTATAAACTTTATTTTTCTCCTAACAGAAAATACGTAAAAGCGTTAAAAAACTTGCTCGGCTTTGTGCCGGGCAATTTGTCTTTATACCGATTAGCCTTCAGGCATAAATCGGTGGCTCAAAACGTAAAAAAAGGCGTAAAAAATAGTAACGAGCGCCTTGAGTTTTTAGGCGATGCGATTTTGGGTTGTGTTGTGGCCGAGGTTCTCTTTAAACTTTATCCCTACGAAGACGAAGGCTTTTTAACCGAATTGCGATCAAAAATAGTAAGCCGGGTAAATCTTAACCAATTAGCCCGAAAATTAGGCTTTGAACAATTGATAGAGTATGATAGCCGCATGGTTGGTTCAACCCGCCAGGGCTCATTACTGGGCGACGCTTTTGAAGCCTTGGTAGGAGCGGTTTACTTAGATAAAGGCTACGATTTCACTAAAAACTTTTTGGTGAACCACATCATTAAATCGCATATCGATATCCATAAGCTGGAGCAAACCGAAAGCAACTTTAAAAGTAAGCTGATTGAATGGTGCCAGCGCCATAGTAAAGATGTATCCTTTGATCTGGTTGAAAATAAAGAAGGGGAAAGCCCCAAATTGTTTACGATACAGGCCAGTATTGATGGCGAAGTTTTAGGGGTTGGCAAAGAGTTTAACAAAAAGAATGCTGAAAAATTAGCTGCTGAAAAGGCTTGCGAAGCGCTGAGTATTTAA
- a CDS encoding YicC/YloC family endoribonuclease — protein sequence MTGYGLASYDSGSTKYTVEIKSLNSKFLELTLRIPRSFSDKEFQLRNDCSKQLERGKVSLSINIEQVSQAVKAAGIDTVLLKHYFQQLKTVSDELNEPTSNLLQLALGLPEVVKYDDDAVSDEEWKIVEQTFQKAVAAFQQFRLDEGNVLEQDIKARIGIIMDNLKKVEIEEPKRVPVIRERLNQFLADSVGRENLDQNRFEQELIYYIDKLDITEEKIRLKTHCEYFIETLKNADANGKKLGFISQEIGREINTIGSKANDANIQKLVVGMKEELEKIKEQLLNVL from the coding sequence ATGACAGGGTATGGACTTGCCAGCTATGATTCGGGCAGCACAAAATATACCGTTGAAATTAAATCCCTGAACAGTAAATTTCTTGAATTAACTCTAAGGATCCCCAGATCGTTTTCTGATAAAGAATTTCAGTTACGCAACGATTGCAGCAAGCAATTGGAGCGTGGCAAGGTTAGCTTATCCATCAATATAGAACAAGTTAGCCAGGCTGTTAAAGCGGCCGGTATTGATACCGTGTTGTTAAAGCACTACTTCCAACAGCTTAAAACCGTTAGTGATGAGCTTAACGAACCAACTTCTAACCTGCTGCAGCTGGCACTGGGTTTACCGGAAGTGGTTAAGTATGATGATGATGCCGTATCCGACGAGGAATGGAAAATTGTTGAGCAAACTTTTCAAAAAGCTGTAGCTGCTTTCCAGCAGTTCAGGTTAGATGAGGGGAATGTTTTGGAGCAGGATATTAAGGCCCGTATAGGCATTATTATGGATAACCTTAAAAAGGTTGAAATTGAGGAGCCTAAGCGTGTGCCTGTAATCCGTGAAAGGCTGAACCAATTTTTAGCAGATAGCGTGGGCCGCGAAAACCTGGACCAAAACCGTTTTGAGCAGGAGCTGATCTATTACATCGATAAACTTGATATCACCGAGGAAAAGATACGCCTTAAAACCCACTGCGAATATTTTATCGAAACACTTAAAAATGCCGATGCCAATGGCAAAAAGCTGGGTTTTATTTCGCAGGAGATTGGCCGGGAGATCAATACCATAGGCTCAAAAGCAAACGATGCCAACATCCAGAAATTAGTTGTAGGCATGAAAGAAGAGCTGGAAAAAATAAAAGAACAACTGTTGAACGTGCTGTAG
- a CDS encoding acyl carrier protein produces the protein MSDIASRVKAIIVEKLGVDESEVTPEASFTNDLGADSLDTVELIMEFEKEFNVAIPDDQAETIGTVGQAIAYLEKNVK, from the coding sequence ATGTCTGATATCGCTTCAAGAGTAAAAGCTATTATCGTAGAAAAATTAGGTGTTGACGAAAGTGAAGTTACACCAGAAGCAAGTTTCACAAACGACCTTGGTGCTGACTCATTAGACACCGTGGAATTAATCATGGAGTTTGAAAAAGAATTTAACGTTGCCATCCCTGACGATCAGGCAGAAACAATTGGTACTGTAGGTCAAGCTATCGCTTACCTTGAAAAAAACGTTAAATAA